The following are encoded together in the Ferrimicrobium sp. genome:
- a CDS encoding ABC transporter permease subunit, translating into MVAVTPGGDGLHLRQAGIGRVFRAVVLILVGAFFLIPILASARYSVLGVHNHITFSAYRSLFDDPNFRSSLWLSFQVAIATVILTGLLVIPTSIWVTVRIPKLRGLLDALSIVPLGVPSVVVVLGLLGAYHSILNLILTSPFILAPIYVMLALPYSYRTFDTAVRSLDVNTLVEASQSLGASWTRTLVGVLLPNLRAGMVGALILAGAYALGEFVVASLLSFNTFPVYIVQIGLTAAAEAVAVSLVALLVAFVPLSLVTIFGGGRTKKTRRMRVTG; encoded by the coding sequence TTGGTTGCGGTAACTCCCGGAGGCGACGGTCTCCATCTTCGACAAGCCGGTATCGGACGAGTTTTCCGTGCCGTTGTGCTGATCTTGGTGGGTGCATTTTTTTTGATTCCCATTCTTGCGTCGGCGCGGTACTCAGTCCTTGGGGTCCACAACCATATCACCTTCTCAGCGTATCGCTCGCTTTTTGATGATCCGAACTTCCGCTCATCGCTTTGGTTGTCGTTCCAAGTGGCCATTGCGACCGTGATCCTCACGGGACTGTTGGTCATACCCACCTCCATCTGGGTGACCGTGCGGATACCTAAGCTCAGAGGCCTCCTTGATGCGCTCAGTATCGTACCACTTGGCGTACCTTCTGTCGTCGTCGTTCTCGGGCTGTTGGGGGCCTATCACAGTATCTTGAACCTGATTCTGACCTCTCCATTTATTCTGGCACCGATCTATGTGATGCTTGCCCTTCCCTATAGCTATCGAACCTTCGATACCGCTGTTCGGTCGCTAGATGTCAACACCCTTGTTGAGGCGTCGCAGTCGTTGGGTGCAAGCTGGACTCGCACGCTGGTGGGGGTATTGTTGCCGAACCTTCGCGCTGGAATGGTGGGAGCCCTTATTCTGGCTGGCGCTTATGCGCTAGGCGAGTTCGTGGTGGCTTCTCTCCTCAGTTTCAACACCTTTCCCGTCTATATCGTGCAGATCGGTCTCACGGCAGCAGCTGAGGCGGTTGCGGTCTCCCTAGTCGCACTGTTAGTGGCTTTTGTACCGCTCTCGTTGGTCACCATCTTCGGTGGTGGTCGTACCAAAAAAACAAGGAGGATGCGTGTCACGGGGTGA
- a CDS encoding ABC transporter permease subunit — MVSTLTRNREESSPSSPPAIRPRRQLRRYGGVVPYLLFLAVFLIIPAVSVLVGAFESDSGKPTLANLRLAFSGPYLHSYVASFELSIGSTLIAVVVGFVAALAVAATRGRPRALVQSSSSVLANTGGVPLAFAFIATLGNFGIVTKILSGMGINLYAHGFSLYSVVGLIIVYQYFLIPVMILVMLGPIQNIKSAWVEAARSLGASKTRFWWSIGLPILLPAILSGTVVIFADAFAAYATAEALTSGTLPLVPIQIGSLISGNVAAGQGNLGNALGLGMIIVVALAATVYVLSQRRASRWLR; from the coding sequence ATGGTCTCAACGCTTACCCGCAATCGGGAGGAGAGTTCCCCCAGCTCTCCTCCCGCGATCCGACCACGACGTCAATTGCGGCGCTACGGTGGGGTCGTCCCGTACCTCTTGTTTCTGGCCGTCTTTCTCATTATCCCAGCGGTGTCGGTGCTGGTGGGAGCCTTTGAGTCGGATAGTGGTAAGCCGACGCTGGCGAATCTGCGCCTGGCATTTTCGGGTCCCTACTTGCACTCCTATGTCGCTTCCTTCGAACTCTCCATTGGCAGCACGCTGATCGCGGTTGTCGTTGGGTTTGTCGCGGCGTTAGCGGTTGCTGCGACGCGGGGTCGTCCGCGTGCGCTAGTCCAGTCGAGCTCAAGTGTGCTTGCCAATACCGGAGGCGTCCCGCTCGCCTTCGCCTTCATCGCCACACTTGGCAATTTTGGGATCGTCACCAAGATCCTCTCCGGTATGGGTATCAATCTCTACGCCCATGGCTTCTCGCTGTATTCGGTCGTTGGACTCATCATTGTCTACCAGTACTTCCTGATTCCGGTCATGATCCTGGTGATGTTAGGACCGATCCAAAACATCAAATCCGCCTGGGTCGAAGCGGCACGTTCGTTGGGGGCCTCCAAGACACGCTTCTGGTGGTCGATTGGTTTACCGATACTATTACCCGCGATTCTGTCGGGTACTGTGGTGATCTTCGCCGACGCGTTTGCGGCCTATGCGACCGCTGAGGCGCTGACGTCTGGGACATTGCCGCTCGTACCCATTCAGATCGGCAGTCTCATCTCGGGAAATGTCGCCGCTGGCCAAGGGAATCTCGGCAATGCGTTGGGGCTCGGGATGATCATCGTGGTCGCGCTCGCGGCTACCGTCTACGTACTGAGCCAGAGGAGGGCTTCGCGTTGGTTGCGGTAA
- a CDS encoding extracellular solute-binding protein: MKIGVAMVGAAAVLLSACGSSSSASTSANTSSKAVDYATCSSLAACGGMANLVKAAKAEGALTVTALPDDWANYGQIMTDFQKKYGIKITDVSPEASSATEIDGLSTLKGSSRSADVVDVGIPFAVTGAKKGLFANYKVQDWNQIPADCKSASGQWFCDYGGYISIGYNAALTKTPVTSFASLTNPAFHGGVALDGDPEDAGAAFSGVIAAALGNGGSYSNIMPGIKYFEHLKAIGNFIPVQSSAATIGSGEVKVNIDWDYLNVAYENALKGKIDWKVVIPKGVHYASYYAQAIAKYAPHPAAARLWEEYLYSNTGQNLWLKGYTDPIRLSSMIKEGTVNKTYLAAVPPVSGTPVFPSQAQLNAAQTVILANWPKV; this comes from the coding sequence ATGAAGATTGGAGTAGCGATGGTAGGCGCGGCAGCGGTGCTGCTTAGCGCTTGCGGAAGCTCATCGAGTGCGAGTACCAGTGCCAACACATCAAGCAAGGCAGTCGACTACGCAACCTGTTCCTCGCTTGCTGCTTGTGGTGGGATGGCGAATCTCGTCAAGGCGGCCAAGGCAGAGGGTGCGTTGACCGTGACGGCACTGCCTGACGACTGGGCCAACTATGGCCAGATCATGACCGATTTCCAGAAGAAGTATGGGATCAAAATTACTGACGTGAGCCCAGAAGCTTCTTCTGCTACCGAGATCGATGGTTTGTCTACGTTGAAGGGCTCCTCGCGGTCAGCAGACGTGGTTGATGTGGGCATTCCCTTTGCCGTTACAGGTGCGAAGAAGGGCCTCTTCGCCAACTACAAGGTCCAAGACTGGAATCAGATCCCGGCTGATTGCAAGTCTGCTTCTGGCCAGTGGTTCTGCGACTATGGCGGCTATATCTCCATTGGGTACAATGCTGCCCTTACAAAGACCCCGGTGACGAGCTTTGCAAGCCTGACCAATCCTGCCTTCCATGGTGGGGTCGCACTCGATGGAGATCCAGAGGATGCCGGAGCCGCCTTCTCGGGCGTGATCGCAGCGGCACTTGGCAATGGTGGATCCTACAGCAACATCATGCCGGGTATCAAGTACTTTGAGCACCTCAAAGCGATCGGTAACTTCATTCCTGTACAATCTTCGGCGGCCACGATTGGCTCCGGGGAGGTCAAGGTCAACATCGACTGGGACTACTTGAACGTCGCCTATGAGAACGCGCTCAAGGGTAAGATCGATTGGAAAGTCGTCATTCCCAAGGGTGTGCACTACGCCTCCTATTATGCCCAAGCGATCGCCAAGTATGCTCCGCATCCAGCAGCTGCCCGCCTCTGGGAAGAGTATCTCTACTCGAACACGGGCCAAAACCTCTGGTTGAAGGGATACACCGATCCAATCCGACTGAGCTCGATGATCAAGGAAGGGACCGTCAACAAGACCTACCTTGCCGCGGTGCCACCGGTGAGCGGTACACCTGTCTTCCCAAGCCAGGCACAGCTCAACGCCGCACAGACCGTGATCCTCGCTAACTGGCCAAAGGTCTGA
- a CDS encoding FAD-dependent oxidoreductase yields the protein MLRRSEDQGLTYTDTMKVVVVGAGILGTWMAIHLVEQGHSVLHLERDNQPQSASIRNLGLIWISGREAGVELDTALSARDRWCRQQALWPELPLRTAGSLTMAPIEADVAALEAAVALPDAPTRGFTLLGNKELLYRYGIKAPTTLGLFCSMDAITEPRSLLTILRERLALDPNYRYRANAEVIYCHEEELELINHTRIPFDYVFFATGVSDLRSFGFNASERLTRTQLQMLQTAGHARTLPPAIADTDSFRYYPAFTSLRSMLAPQEPVAGRYGAQLLLAQRSDGSLTIGDTHEEYGSPFLDSVIETHLVERARTVLGQEIAPTAQRWQGVYSRLVPGDEAVYFSEQVRSNARWVTGLGGRGMTISPQAAYEAVEEALR from the coding sequence ATGTTGCGTCGGTCAGAGGACCAGGGCCTCACGTACACTGACACCATGAAGGTAGTTGTCGTTGGTGCAGGCATACTGGGAACTTGGATGGCCATCCACCTGGTCGAGCAGGGACACTCAGTGCTCCATCTCGAACGCGATAATCAACCACAGAGTGCGAGCATCCGCAATCTCGGCCTCATTTGGATCTCCGGTCGCGAGGCTGGCGTCGAACTCGACACCGCGCTCTCCGCCAGAGATCGATGGTGTCGACAACAGGCACTCTGGCCAGAACTCCCATTGAGAACTGCGGGGTCGCTCACTATGGCGCCAATCGAGGCTGACGTGGCCGCCTTAGAGGCTGCCGTCGCACTCCCTGACGCTCCTACCCGTGGATTCACACTCCTTGGCAACAAAGAGCTTCTTTACCGCTACGGCATCAAAGCACCAACTACGCTTGGACTCTTCTGTTCCATGGATGCAATCACCGAACCACGTTCGCTCCTGACAATCCTGCGAGAGAGACTCGCACTTGATCCGAACTATCGCTATCGTGCCAATGCGGAGGTGATCTACTGCCACGAAGAGGAGCTGGAGTTGATCAACCATACTCGCATTCCCTTTGACTACGTCTTCTTTGCCACAGGAGTGAGTGACCTTCGAAGCTTCGGGTTCAATGCCTCCGAGAGGCTCACTCGCACTCAACTGCAGATGCTCCAGACTGCTGGCCATGCGAGAACACTCCCACCGGCGATCGCAGATACCGACTCTTTTCGCTATTACCCCGCCTTCACATCGCTGCGCTCAATGCTGGCGCCACAGGAGCCGGTTGCTGGCCGTTACGGAGCTCAACTCCTCCTCGCACAACGAAGCGATGGTTCCCTCACTATTGGCGACACCCACGAGGAGTATGGTTCACCCTTCCTGGACTCAGTCATTGAGACCCATCTTGTAGAACGAGCTAGAACAGTTTTGGGCCAAGAGATTGCCCCCACCGCCCAGCGATGGCAGGGAGTCTATTCGCGACTCGTGCCTGGCGATGAGGCCGTCTACTTCTCCGAACAGGTAAGGTCAAACGCAAGATGGGTGACTGGCCTCGGAGGCAGAGGCATGACGATATCGCCCCAGGCCGCCTATGAGGCCGTAGAGGAGGCGCTCCGATGA
- a CDS encoding HAD family hydrolase, whose protein sequence is MMEPHYELRNVELVCFDMAGTTVQDAGRVLEVFDRAILEIEGRQPTDEERAYVARTMGQSKIEVFSALLHSDVKAIQATQAFERYYREAVEASGVEEIPGATDLLRRLHHQGIRVFLTTGFAAVTQELLIDKLGWAPFIDGALCPTEQLRGRPYPDMLLAASLAAQVTSMAQVVSVGDTTMDATSGRNSAVGAVIGVLTGGFSEEALRQAGAHRVLPSVANLALTPG, encoded by the coding sequence ATGATGGAGCCGCACTATGAACTGAGGAACGTGGAGCTTGTCTGCTTTGATATGGCTGGCACTACCGTGCAGGATGCTGGTCGAGTCCTTGAGGTATTCGATCGTGCGATCCTCGAGATCGAAGGTCGTCAGCCAACCGACGAGGAACGCGCCTACGTAGCAAGAACGATGGGGCAGTCAAAGATAGAAGTCTTCAGCGCGTTGCTCCATAGTGACGTAAAGGCCATCCAGGCAACTCAAGCGTTTGAACGTTACTATCGCGAAGCCGTGGAAGCATCTGGAGTCGAGGAGATACCTGGTGCGACAGACCTTCTTCGACGGCTTCACCACCAGGGTATCCGTGTCTTCTTGACGACCGGTTTCGCTGCCGTGACTCAGGAGCTGCTGATCGACAAGCTCGGCTGGGCCCCGTTCATTGATGGGGCACTCTGCCCCACCGAACAGCTTCGCGGGCGTCCATATCCGGACATGCTCTTAGCGGCGTCGTTGGCCGCACAAGTGACGAGCATGGCGCAGGTGGTGTCTGTAGGCGATACCACAATGGATGCAACCTCTGGCAGAAACTCCGCCGTCGGCGCGGTGATCGGCGTCCTGACAGGGGGGTTCTCCGAGGAGGCACTGCGCCAAGCTGGTGCACACCGGGTGCTCCCTAGCGTTGCCAATCTAGCCCTTACCCCAGGCTAG
- a CDS encoding CoA-acylating methylmalonate-semialdehyde dehydrogenase, which yields MTRELIGHFIDGKEIFEGDERGPVYNPALGRPVREVLFADEAVVDHAVAAAKAAQVGWGEESLARRQRVMFDYRSLLLAHRNEIVALISEEHGKVLGDAGGEFARGVEVVEFVTGLPQLLKGQYNDSVSRGVDAMSVRYPLGVAAGITPFNFPAMVPMWMFPVALATGNGFVLKPSEKDPSTALRLAELFVEAGGPPGLFNVVNGDQRTVGRILEHPDIKAISFVGSTPIARSIYERAAHAGKRVQALGGAKNHMVVLPDADVETVAEAAVSAAYGSAGERCMAISVMVLVGDDGEQYLSAIKERMQQLTVGSYLDPKSEMGPLITGVHRDRVARLVSEAEAKGATIMVDGRQHPLVKEAGFFFGPTLIDGVRLDMDAYREEIFGPVLLVLRASTLDEAIALVNENPYANGAAIFTGSGGAARTFIRNIDSGMVGVNVPIPVPVAYHSFGGSKFSLFGDTHVHGEEGIRFYTRAKAVTMRWPGEARAATGMHFVTNT from the coding sequence ATGACGCGCGAGTTGATTGGCCACTTTATCGATGGCAAGGAGATCTTTGAGGGAGACGAGCGGGGCCCGGTCTATAATCCGGCACTCGGTCGACCGGTTCGCGAAGTACTCTTCGCCGACGAGGCTGTCGTCGATCATGCGGTTGCTGCGGCAAAGGCCGCTCAGGTCGGATGGGGCGAGGAATCACTAGCACGCCGCCAACGTGTGATGTTCGACTACCGGAGTCTTTTGCTGGCGCATCGCAACGAGATTGTTGCGCTGATCAGCGAGGAACACGGCAAGGTCCTTGGTGACGCTGGTGGCGAGTTTGCCCGAGGGGTCGAGGTAGTCGAGTTTGTCACCGGTCTACCTCAGCTGCTCAAGGGGCAGTACAACGATTCGGTTTCCCGTGGGGTTGATGCCATGTCGGTGCGATATCCTCTCGGTGTGGCGGCAGGGATTACGCCTTTCAATTTTCCGGCGATGGTCCCGATGTGGATGTTCCCGGTTGCACTCGCCACCGGTAATGGTTTCGTTCTCAAACCCTCAGAAAAGGACCCCTCTACAGCGTTACGCCTTGCGGAACTCTTCGTCGAGGCTGGCGGACCACCGGGGCTCTTCAATGTCGTCAATGGGGATCAGCGGACCGTTGGCCGCATCCTTGAACACCCCGATATCAAGGCCATCTCGTTTGTCGGGTCTACTCCCATTGCCCGATCCATCTATGAACGCGCCGCTCACGCTGGCAAGCGCGTTCAGGCTCTCGGCGGAGCAAAGAATCACATGGTGGTGTTGCCGGACGCAGATGTTGAGACGGTCGCCGAGGCGGCTGTCTCCGCGGCGTATGGTAGCGCGGGTGAGCGTTGCATGGCCATTTCGGTGATGGTGCTCGTCGGTGACGATGGCGAACAGTACCTATCTGCCATCAAGGAGCGGATGCAACAGCTCACTGTCGGTTCCTATCTTGACCCCAAATCAGAGATGGGCCCTCTCATCACCGGCGTTCATCGCGATCGCGTTGCACGTCTTGTCAGTGAGGCAGAGGCAAAAGGGGCGACGATCATGGTTGATGGCCGACAACATCCACTTGTCAAGGAGGCTGGCTTCTTCTTTGGACCCACCCTCATCGATGGTGTCCGTTTGGATATGGATGCCTATCGAGAGGAGATCTTCGGTCCCGTTCTACTCGTTTTACGGGCGTCGACCCTTGATGAGGCCATCGCTCTGGTTAACGAGAACCCCTATGCCAACGGAGCCGCTATTTTTACAGGCAGTGGTGGTGCGGCACGAACCTTCATCCGGAATATCGACTCCGGGATGGTTGGTGTTAATGTGCCGATACCGGTCCCAGTGGCCTATCACTCCTTTGGTGGATCGAAGTTTTCGCTCTTCGGAGATACTCATGTGCACGGGGAAGAGGGGATCCGATTTTATACCCGCGCCAAGGCAGTGACAATGCGCTGGCCAGGGGAGGCGAGGGCTGCTACGGGCATGCATTTTGTGACGAACACCTGA
- a CDS encoding aspartate aminotransferase family protein produces MLAIIGEVSRNRRRDNVADSLLQRHRAVLPTWISLYYDEPIQIERGEGRYVFDADGRRYLDFFGGILTTMVGHAVPEVVDAIAEQAGRIIHSSTLYLIEPMVELAERLAAQSGIPDAKVFFTTSGTEANDAALLLASSYRRSNQVIAIKNSYHGRSFTQISVTGNRNWSPSSFSPLAVSWLQGGSRLRGPLAGLTDAEYLARGKADLEDVLMTTTSGDVAAIIAEPIQGVGGFCLPPDGYFGELQKILAPHGILYISDEVQTGFGRTGEHFWGYEAQGVQPDMITFAKGVGNGMALAGVIARGEIMDSLGASSISTFGGSPVAATAGVATFDYLLRHQLQQNALERGAELRQGLEEAAATNPSIGEIRGKGLMLGVEFVEGPNMDPAPKLANEALEHAKRRGLLIGKGGLFGNVLRIAPPLSVTQEEMGEAIAIFKEVLGGAQV; encoded by the coding sequence ATGTTGGCTATTATAGGAGAAGTTAGCCGTAATCGTAGGAGGGACAACGTGGCCGATAGTCTTTTGCAACGCCATCGAGCGGTGCTACCAACATGGATTTCACTCTATTATGACGAACCGATCCAAATTGAACGTGGTGAGGGTCGCTATGTCTTTGATGCGGATGGGCGCCGCTATCTCGATTTCTTTGGAGGGATCTTGACCACTATGGTCGGTCATGCGGTCCCCGAAGTCGTTGATGCGATTGCCGAGCAAGCAGGTCGGATCATTCATAGTTCAACCCTCTACCTGATTGAACCAATGGTGGAGCTCGCTGAACGCCTAGCGGCTCAGTCAGGGATCCCTGATGCCAAAGTATTCTTCACTACGTCGGGGACCGAGGCCAATGATGCAGCGTTGTTGCTCGCCTCTTCCTACCGTCGGTCGAACCAAGTGATTGCGATTAAGAATAGCTATCACGGGAGATCTTTCACGCAGATCTCGGTGACCGGCAACCGCAACTGGTCGCCATCTTCCTTCTCACCATTGGCTGTGAGCTGGCTGCAAGGTGGGTCACGCTTGCGTGGTCCGCTGGCAGGCCTCACCGATGCCGAGTACCTTGCCCGTGGTAAGGCAGACCTCGAAGATGTTTTGATGACAACCACCAGTGGGGATGTCGCGGCCATTATCGCTGAGCCGATCCAGGGGGTTGGGGGATTCTGTTTACCTCCTGATGGATATTTTGGTGAGCTCCAAAAGATCCTGGCTCCGCATGGCATTCTCTACATCTCCGATGAGGTTCAGACCGGCTTCGGTCGCACGGGCGAGCATTTTTGGGGTTATGAGGCACAGGGCGTCCAGCCGGACATGATCACCTTCGCAAAGGGTGTTGGCAATGGTATGGCGCTGGCGGGCGTTATTGCTCGCGGAGAGATTATGGACTCGCTCGGGGCGAGTTCGATCTCGACCTTTGGCGGTTCGCCGGTGGCGGCGACTGCGGGAGTGGCGACCTTTGACTATCTGCTGCGCCATCAGCTACAACAGAATGCTCTCGAGCGTGGCGCCGAACTCCGACAAGGGCTCGAGGAAGCGGCCGCCACCAACCCCTCTATTGGGGAGATTCGCGGCAAGGGTTTGATGCTTGGTGTGGAATTCGTTGAGGGACCCAACATGGATCCAGCACCGAAGTTGGCCAATGAGGCGTTAGAGCATGCCAAACGGCGCGGACTCTTGATCGGCAAGGGTGGTCTCTTCGGTAACGTCTTGCGCATTGCTCCTCCGCTATCGGTCACCCAGGAGGAGATGGGCGAAGCCATCGCGATCTTCAAAGAGGTACTAGGGGGTGCTCAGGTATGA
- a CDS encoding aminotransferase class I/II-fold pyridoxal phosphate-dependent enzyme, translating into MIERSNFHTTEEICQMLGSAISRNGMRGLTEAFIQLTRDGRLRSGDRLPSIRQLADHLGVSPTTVAASWSHLAQLGLLSSHGRRGSFVTETTRFTPAAPRWHFYEDSQSYALDFASGVPDPRLLPSPVASLVHLGSSAISSYLDPPVYPPLVDTLAQLVPSRLTESDFDLTIVDGALDAIDRVLAIGPSYHRAVILEEPNFPALYDLVESHGLEIRPVAVDDQGISTTGLRAELAKGGVGAVLLQPRSQNPTGSSLSKQRALEIAEILGQYPEVMVLEDDHSGLVSGEPLWTMAETLGSRIVYILSFSKSHGPDLRLAAVFANHDLVADLNRRRTLGPSWSSKLLQATLHQMLTDAKIQDLTLAAQFAYSERRTAVADLFQMKATGSGINVWVDTADSLHALLQLTHEHIRVAPGTNFYATTSTTAHQFRFTLSEPTTEFNLALEAVASAIAKMPRTSSYR; encoded by the coding sequence ATGATTGAGAGGTCCAACTTCCACACCACCGAAGAGATCTGCCAGATGCTCGGATCTGCAATTAGCCGCAATGGTATGCGCGGTCTCACTGAAGCGTTTATCCAGCTCACACGCGACGGCAGACTCCGATCGGGCGATCGTTTGCCGTCGATACGACAACTGGCTGACCATCTTGGCGTCTCGCCAACGACCGTCGCCGCCTCCTGGTCACACCTGGCACAGCTCGGACTCTTGAGTTCCCATGGACGTCGAGGGAGCTTCGTGACCGAGACAACGAGATTCACACCCGCAGCCCCACGTTGGCACTTCTATGAGGACTCCCAGAGCTATGCACTGGACTTTGCCTCAGGCGTCCCCGATCCTCGCCTGCTCCCAAGTCCAGTTGCATCCCTCGTCCACCTGGGTAGTTCTGCGATATCCTCCTACCTCGACCCACCGGTCTATCCACCGTTGGTCGATACCCTCGCCCAGTTGGTCCCCAGCCGTCTCACTGAGTCCGACTTCGACCTCACCATCGTCGATGGTGCTCTCGATGCCATTGATCGCGTATTGGCTATCGGCCCCTCCTACCATCGGGCCGTTATTCTCGAAGAGCCCAACTTCCCCGCCCTCTACGATCTCGTGGAGAGTCATGGCCTTGAAATCCGACCGGTTGCCGTCGACGATCAGGGTATCAGTACCACTGGCCTGCGCGCCGAACTAGCGAAAGGTGGTGTCGGTGCAGTTTTGCTACAGCCTCGATCGCAGAATCCAACGGGCTCCTCACTCTCCAAACAACGGGCCCTTGAGATCGCAGAGATTCTCGGTCAATACCCTGAGGTAATGGTGCTAGAGGACGACCACTCTGGCCTAGTGAGTGGCGAGCCGCTCTGGACGATGGCCGAAACGCTCGGCAGCCGAATCGTCTATATCTTGAGTTTCTCGAAGTCCCATGGTCCGGACCTCCGCCTTGCCGCTGTATTCGCCAACCATGATCTGGTCGCCGATCTCAACCGTAGACGCACCCTGGGACCCTCCTGGTCATCCAAGCTTCTCCAGGCTACCTTGCACCAAATGCTCACTGATGCGAAAATCCAGGACCTTACATTGGCGGCCCAGTTCGCCTATAGTGAGCGGCGAACAGCGGTAGCAGACCTTTTCCAAATGAAGGCGACCGGCTCCGGCATCAATGTCTGGGTCGACACCGCTGATTCCTTGCATGCACTGCTGCAACTCACCCATGAGCACATCCGGGTTGCACCGGGAACGAACTTTTACGCCACCACCTCAACCACCGCGCACCAGTTCCGCTTCACCTTGAGCGAACCGACCACGGAGTTCAACCTCGCACTCGAAGCAGTCGCCTCCGCCATCGCTAAGATGCCCCGAACGAGTTCCTACCGATAA
- a CDS encoding SRPBCC family protein, with protein sequence MDITSDSKEIPASVDACFQAVVEVESYPTWASDVRSVQVVEHDTAGRPLRVAFRTGAFGRSASYTLLYDYSDAPHSISWSQVAGDITSKMDGRYTFDRSANEMTQVTYELSAELIVPLPSFVKRRAEVKIIRTALDDLAERVQSHANGELADGTHS encoded by the coding sequence ATGGATATCACATCGGACTCAAAGGAGATCCCTGCGAGTGTTGACGCCTGTTTTCAGGCCGTTGTTGAGGTTGAAAGCTATCCAACGTGGGCCTCTGATGTACGGAGCGTTCAGGTCGTTGAGCATGATACCGCTGGTCGACCACTGAGGGTCGCGTTTCGTACCGGTGCCTTCGGACGGAGTGCGTCGTATACCTTGCTCTATGATTACAGCGATGCACCACACTCCATCAGCTGGAGTCAGGTGGCAGGGGATATCACCTCAAAGATGGACGGCCGCTACACTTTTGATCGCAGTGCGAACGAAATGACGCAGGTCACCTACGAGCTCTCCGCGGAGCTCATCGTTCCGCTACCGTCTTTTGTGAAGCGTAGGGCTGAGGTCAAGATCATTCGAACCGCCCTTGACGATCTTGCGGAGCGAGTGCAGTCGCATGCGAACGGGGAACTCGCTGACGGGACGCATAGCTAG